GCCACCTGTGGGTGTGACAGTCTCACCTGGTTATCTACTAGTGCAGTGAGCGGCAGGTAGTCAAACAGATCTGTGAAGTACTTCCAAACATTTGCATTTCCATATTTCCTCAAGCACTCGTCGTAGAAGCCGTACACTTGTGTGATCTGTCTGCTCTCATGGTTCCCTCTGAGAATTGTGATTCTCTCACGAAACCTtacctgcaaaacaaaatgcatgtaaaaaaaaaatactggtttgtttgttagcagggctacacaaaaacaaccccaCAGATTCAATTGTGGTAGAGTTGAGGCGTGAGCCAAAGAAGAACCTGTTggattttggtgtggatctggataaGGGGgcagaatcttttttttctttctgtaaatTGTGAAAGAGGGAGTTTTTCAACAtgttccttgatttctcagtgTCAATCATCGATTTTGATGAAAGCATCTGACATGTTAAGTGACTGATAATTATGAGTTTgtccaatttggtgcagattcaaatagaAATCCTGATCCAGTGAATCTAAACGTGGCTTcagaaggggactgttgggccacTGAGAGCCAATCGagtcaactttttatttttaccttcagAGAAACCAGGAGTGTGACAGTCTCCACAGAGTAGTAGCCTCTGTCAACATAGTCCCCCATGAAGAGGTAGTTGGTGTCTGGAGACTTTCCCCCGATCTTGAACAACTCCATCAGGTCATGAAACTGACCGTGGACATCTCCACAGACCGTCACCGGACATCTCACCTCCTGCACGTTGGACTCCTTGGTCAGGATCTCCTTGGCCTTGTGAAAAAGAAGGATGGTGCAGATGATCAGATAACACAGGGCATGGTGCAGTGTGGGAGTGTGCAAACAGTGATCATTCATCCAGGATATAACGCAGTTTGCTCTGGTGGTGCCAGTGCACTCCTGTGGTGAGGAGGCACCAACGGTGGGCGTAGCTAGGGAAACATTTGCAGTCATCCCCCTCCATCTTCTTGCTCCCTCAGCCATGTACTGCGTGCAGCTGCAGCCAAATGGTGTTCTCCGATGCCTGACGTTAGTCCAGGCTGCATTTGCACTGAGATCACCCACAGCTAATGCTAGGCCAAAGCTAACAGACAGGCACTGACCATAGGCACTGACGGCTCCACTTACCTTCTCACACAGGACTTTGACCTGGTTCTCTGAGAGCTGTTTGCACTCGTTCAGCTGCTCGATCCATCCGTCCAACTCCTTGGTGAATGACTTGTCGTCCATGCCTGCTTTTGCCGTCAGTAGCGAGCCGAGCAGCCGTGCGGTTCGTCTGGCAAAAACAACCCTCTGCTGGTTCTGTCGGTGACGGTGTGTCGGCCCAGCTCCAGCTCCCCGGACATCCAcagcccgtgtgtgtgtggtgtgtgtatgtttgtatatgtgtgtgtgtgtgtgtgtgtgtgtgtgcgccaaCGAATGCGTCAACAGCCCTGCGTCCCTGCAGCTGTGATGGAGACCGAAGTGTTGAAGTTGACACGATACAGAAACGATGCTGTTCCTCCTTGTTGTCACAAAGTGGATGACAGAGTCTCAGATGATGTGCAGAGGCTGAGCGACACATCCCATGTGCGTCATCAGCAGCAGCGCACACT
This window of the Paralichthys olivaceus isolate ysfri-2021 chromosome 9, ASM2471397v2, whole genome shotgun sequence genome carries:
- the LOC109643848 gene encoding serine/threonine-protein phosphatase 2A catalytic subunit alpha isoform-like produces the protein MDDKSFTKELDGWIEQLNECKQLSENQVKVLCEKAKEILTKESNVQEVRCPVTVCGDVHGQFHDLMELFKIGGKSPDTNYLFMGDYVDRGYYSVETVTLLVSLKVRFRERITILRGNHESRQITQVYGFYDECLRKYGNANVWKYFTDLFDYLPLTALVDNQIFCLHGGLSPSIDTLEHIRALDRLQEVPHEGPMCDLLWSDPDDRGGWGISPRGAGYTFGQDISETFNHANGLTLVSRAHQLVMEGYNWCHDRNVVTIFSAPNYCYRCGNQAAIMELDDTLKYSFLQFDPAPRRGEPHVTRRTPDYFL